One genomic region from Euzebya tangerina encodes:
- a CDS encoding VOC family protein, with the protein MFDGIDVCTLFAPSVEPLLRLYQGHLGFTQTGAWEITPGSAYHRLWRLDREGWAASTLDVRDLAKPGALGGGLRLVGVPGWPEVTEPRSMAVPGPFALDFYVRDLPGLHAALLADGFRFRSEPVSYPLFGTDFTVDEVLLEAPLGLVHAFVEYLPDRHRCVLGDRPEEQVSEVVAAITVTDDIEAGLSTLRDRLGGQVYFDQVFEGPTVEAMIGLPEGSAFRAVLLRGPERRNARAELMATVPDAAPESAARRPLSVVLSLEVRDERVMAAPLDGDLEGPVTPTTGPHEGRSVTTMWPAWGGVLELLQPAQAARTVVA; encoded by the coding sequence ATGTTCGATGGCATCGACGTCTGCACCCTGTTCGCCCCCTCGGTCGAGCCGCTGCTGCGGCTGTACCAGGGGCACCTGGGCTTCACCCAGACAGGTGCCTGGGAGATCACGCCGGGCAGCGCCTACCACCGGCTGTGGCGGCTGGATCGGGAGGGCTGGGCCGCGTCGACGCTGGACGTCCGGGACCTGGCCAAGCCCGGAGCCTTGGGCGGTGGCCTGCGCCTGGTCGGCGTGCCGGGGTGGCCGGAGGTGACCGAACCCCGCTCGATGGCCGTCCCAGGCCCGTTCGCACTGGACTTCTACGTCAGGGACCTGCCGGGGTTGCATGCGGCGTTGCTCGCTGACGGCTTCCGCTTCCGCTCCGAGCCGGTCTCCTACCCGCTGTTCGGGACCGACTTCACGGTGGACGAGGTGCTGCTCGAGGCGCCGCTGGGGCTGGTCCACGCCTTCGTGGAGTACCTGCCGGACCGGCACCGCTGTGTGCTGGGTGACCGGCCGGAGGAGCAGGTCAGCGAGGTGGTGGCCGCCATCACGGTGACCGACGACATCGAGGCGGGGTTGTCGACCCTGCGGGACCGGTTGGGCGGCCAGGTCTACTTCGACCAGGTCTTCGAGGGCCCGACGGTGGAGGCGATGATCGGCCTACCCGAGGGCTCGGCCTTCCGCGCCGTCCTCCTGCGTGGTCCCGAGCGGCGCAACGCTCGCGCGGAGCTGATGGCCACGGTGCCGGATGCGGCGCCGGAGTCAGCCGCCCGTCGGCCGCTGTCGGTGGTGTTGTCGCTCGAGGTGCGGGACGAACGGGTGATGGCGGCCCCTCTCGACGGGGATCTGGAGGGCCCGGTCACGCCCACCACCGGTCCGCACGAGGGCCGCTCGGTCACCACGATGTGGCCGGCGTGGGGCGGGGTCCTCGAACTCCTCCAGCCTGCTCAGGCCGCCAGGACCGTCGTCGCCTGA
- a CDS encoding acyl-CoA dehydrogenase family protein, producing the protein MAPTRTLLPDIFRTEECRALRDSMGALLDTKLDWETVRALDEADQFPDRAWAGLAELGVLGLGIPTELGGSGGTAREAVAACIEIARRYPSLAVDYVLCGMVGRMLGDHGTAEQQEAWLRPLAEGSAIHAYGISEPGGGTDALAARTRAVAVDGGWRVTGSKLWISMADRAEVIFTVARTSEPPSGRSRANGLSVLAVPTDQDGVSVRRVHLAGMRGAGTCEVVFDEAVAPAGSLVGQEGRGFHMLRETLNIERLLSAGISLGVGQGALEAAVLYAGEREAFGRPIGGFQAVQHGLVDVSVRLAGAMLLTERAVEDYESGVDVTDISGMAKLAAAEATAAVVDQGMRTLAAMGLARESSMQMFFRDARLQLFSPVSNEMVRNILGEAMGLPRSY; encoded by the coding sequence GTGGCGCCCACGAGGACCCTGCTGCCCGACATCTTCCGAACTGAGGAGTGTCGGGCGCTGCGGGACTCGATGGGCGCCCTGCTCGACACCAAGCTGGACTGGGAGACCGTCCGGGCGCTGGACGAAGCTGATCAGTTCCCCGATCGGGCCTGGGCCGGCCTGGCCGAGCTGGGCGTCCTGGGCCTCGGGATTCCGACAGAACTGGGCGGCAGTGGCGGGACGGCGCGAGAGGCGGTCGCGGCTTGCATCGAGATCGCCCGCCGATACCCCTCGCTGGCCGTCGACTACGTGCTGTGCGGGATGGTCGGGCGGATGCTGGGGGATCACGGGACGGCCGAGCAGCAGGAGGCGTGGCTGCGGCCGCTTGCGGAGGGGTCGGCGATCCACGCCTACGGGATCTCCGAGCCGGGCGGCGGAACGGATGCGCTGGCCGCCCGGACGAGGGCCGTTGCGGTCGACGGGGGATGGCGGGTCACGGGGAGCAAGCTGTGGATCTCGATGGCCGATCGTGCCGAGGTCATCTTCACGGTCGCCCGGACCAGCGAGCCGCCGTCGGGACGGAGTCGGGCGAACGGGCTCTCCGTGCTCGCGGTCCCGACCGACCAGGACGGCGTGTCGGTCCGGCGCGTGCACCTGGCGGGGATGCGCGGGGCGGGGACGTGTGAGGTGGTGTTCGACGAGGCCGTCGCGCCGGCCGGATCGCTCGTGGGGCAGGAGGGACGGGGGTTCCACATGCTGCGAGAGACGCTCAACATCGAGCGGCTGCTCTCGGCCGGAATCAGCCTCGGAGTAGGGCAGGGGGCGCTGGAGGCGGCGGTCCTCTACGCCGGCGAGCGGGAGGCATTCGGCCGGCCGATCGGCGGCTTCCAGGCGGTCCAGCACGGGCTGGTGGACGTCTCGGTGCGGTTGGCTGGGGCGATGCTCTTGACCGAGCGGGCGGTCGAGGACTACGAGTCAGGGGTCGATGTGACCGACATCTCCGGGATGGCGAAGCTGGCGGCGGCGGAGGCCACGGCGGCCGTGGTGGACCAGGGGATGCGCACGCTGGCGGCGATGGGCCTGGCGCGGGAGTCGTCGATGCAGATGTTCTTCCGAGATGCCCGGCTGCAGCTGTTCAGCCCGGTCAGCAACGAGATGGTCCGCAACATCCTGGGCGAGGCGATGGGCCTCCCCCGCAGCTACTGA
- a CDS encoding ABC transporter substrate-binding protein, which produces MRRLNLRETRGRHLKLVCLMAVLSLLIAACAGGTDADDADSAEGTTEEADGGDGSDGSDGGDSDGGEGSGEDAEGEDGGGEDGGEGSGEDGAGEDGGGEDASDGEDSAAGGGTFRMAVPTVVSNIDPGVYEGTPSTELEIAWAGPLYEFADPEDVTDDTLGTTGLDSVQPLLVESDEEEDDGSLVITLREATSPYGNTLTSEDVAWTMQRVLANDFVGQFVLSVGRIDAENPIEVIDERTFRVNVTEPNPYVRAVLTLWNLSPLDSVEVQSHATDEDEWASEWLSSNTATYGPYNVTTFSPGESITMETNPGWPGDAPAYGEVLMQQVPDASSRLQLLQRGEVEYAAGLQPEQFASVEGSEEVDTTTRVGNTMVMLELNHAFEPFQDQQVRQAIAHAIDREAIVSGPMQGFADVLANQLPSGLEQPDPPEPYTYDPERARELLAEAGYAEGLEFPLTINLTRPGPYAEQIAVLLESQLADVGITAEIETIASNSEFEERKTEGQLTAWLGANTPIVPEAWYFMQLEHHSTEAFQNFKGYANEEFDALLGELRDLPVGDERDAAITEAHEFLMEDVPYVPIFNSQLLVATSSSVDAGSLRQYSPFGPLVREATPS; this is translated from the coding sequence ATGAGACGGTTGAACCTACGGGAGACCCGCGGCCGCCACCTCAAGCTGGTGTGTCTGATGGCGGTCCTGTCGCTGCTGATCGCTGCCTGCGCGGGCGGGACGGACGCCGACGATGCCGACAGCGCCGAGGGGACGACCGAGGAGGCGGACGGCGGGGACGGCTCGGACGGCTCGGACGGTGGCGACTCGGACGGTGGGGAGGGTTCCGGCGAGGACGCTGAGGGCGAGGACGGTGGTGGCGAGGACGGTGGGGAGGGTTCCGGCGAGGACGGTGCGGGCGAGGACGGTGGTGGCGAGGACGCCTCTGATGGGGAGGACTCGGCCGCCGGCGGCGGGACCTTCCGGATGGCGGTGCCGACGGTCGTCTCCAACATCGACCCGGGCGTCTACGAGGGCACACCTTCGACCGAGCTCGAGATCGCCTGGGCCGGACCCTTATACGAGTTCGCCGACCCGGAGGACGTGACCGATGACACGCTCGGGACGACAGGTCTCGACAGCGTGCAGCCGCTCCTGGTCGAGTCCGACGAGGAGGAGGACGATGGCAGCCTGGTCATCACCCTCCGCGAGGCCACCAGCCCGTACGGGAACACGCTGACCTCCGAGGACGTGGCCTGGACGATGCAGCGGGTGCTCGCCAACGACTTCGTCGGCCAGTTCGTCCTCTCCGTCGGTCGGATCGACGCCGAGAACCCGATCGAGGTCATCGACGAGCGCACCTTCCGGGTCAACGTGACCGAGCCGAACCCCTACGTCCGGGCAGTCCTGACGCTGTGGAACCTCTCGCCGCTCGACTCTGTTGAGGTCCAGTCCCACGCCACTGATGAAGACGAGTGGGCCAGCGAGTGGTTGAGCAGCAACACGGCCACGTACGGGCCGTACAACGTGACGACGTTCTCGCCCGGTGAGTCCATCACCATGGAGACCAACCCGGGGTGGCCCGGTGACGCGCCGGCCTACGGCGAGGTGCTGATGCAGCAGGTGCCCGATGCGAGCTCCCGCCTGCAGCTGCTCCAGCGGGGTGAGGTGGAGTACGCCGCCGGCCTGCAGCCCGAGCAGTTCGCCAGCGTCGAGGGCTCCGAGGAGGTCGACACCACCACGCGGGTCGGCAACACCATGGTGATGCTCGAGCTGAACCACGCGTTCGAGCCGTTCCAGGACCAGCAGGTCCGGCAGGCCATCGCCCACGCGATCGACCGCGAGGCCATCGTCAGCGGCCCGATGCAGGGCTTCGCCGACGTCCTGGCCAACCAGCTGCCCAGTGGTCTGGAGCAGCCCGATCCGCCCGAGCCCTACACCTACGACCCCGAGCGGGCCCGTGAGCTGCTGGCCGAGGCCGGGTACGCCGAGGGCCTCGAGTTCCCCCTCACGATCAACCTGACCCGGCCGGGCCCATACGCCGAGCAGATCGCGGTGCTGCTCGAGTCCCAGCTGGCCGACGTCGGCATCACGGCCGAGATCGAGACCATCGCCTCCAACAGCGAGTTCGAGGAGCGCAAGACCGAGGGGCAGCTGACCGCGTGGCTGGGTGCCAACACTCCGATCGTGCCGGAGGCCTGGTACTTCATGCAGCTGGAGCACCACAGCACCGAGGCGTTCCAGAACTTCAAGGGGTACGCCAACGAGGAGTTCGACGCCCTGCTGGGTGAGCTGCGCGACCTGCCGGTCGGCGACGAGCGTGACGCGGCGATCACCGAGGCGCACGAGTTCCTGATGGAGGACGTGCCGTACGTGCCGATCTTCAACTCCCAGCTGCTGGTGGCGACGAGTTCGAGCGTGGATGCCGGCTCGCTGCGGCAGTACTCCCCGTTCGGCCCGCTGGTGCGGGAGGCGACGCCGTCGTAG
- a CDS encoding ABC transporter permease, producing MSGFWRYLGRRMALLPIGLFVVVTLSFALVNLAPGDPARAIAGGLADEETLQEIRVDLGLAEPIPQRYASYLGDLARGDLGTSYFTNLPITQEIWERLPDSLELIVMSLTVAVVLGLAVGGIGAYYRGRAADRISRLATSALQSIPDFFLGLLLIYLLFFLLGWAPAPVGRIGLMESRPPRVSGGLLIDAAIAGDWEIFASGLRHSIMPVLALGLFYSAYFAKTTRAVLAQAFASRQVEFARACGLPTRTIWAYALRQARTPILTYGAILFAVLIGGAAIVEIVFAWGGIGEWAVDRILSLDIPAIQGFVLVAGIITLITYVALDVLVARLDPRITYGAEGS from the coding sequence ATGAGTGGCTTCTGGCGGTATCTGGGCCGCCGCATGGCGCTGCTTCCGATCGGCCTGTTCGTCGTCGTCACCCTGTCCTTCGCGCTGGTCAACCTGGCGCCCGGCGACCCGGCCCGCGCCATCGCCGGCGGCCTGGCGGACGAGGAGACGCTGCAGGAGATCCGCGTTGACCTGGGCCTGGCTGAGCCCATCCCGCAGCGCTACGCCAGCTACCTCGGTGACCTGGCCCGCGGCGACCTGGGGACCAGCTACTTCACCAACCTGCCGATCACCCAGGAGATCTGGGAGCGCCTGCCCGACAGCCTCGAGCTGATCGTCATGTCCCTGACCGTCGCCGTCGTCCTGGGGCTGGCCGTCGGCGGGATCGGCGCCTACTACCGGGGCCGCGCCGCCGACCGCATCTCGCGCCTCGCGACCAGCGCCCTGCAGTCCATCCCCGACTTCTTCCTGGGACTGCTGCTGATCTACCTGCTGTTCTTCCTGCTCGGCTGGGCGCCCGCCCCGGTCGGTCGGATCGGTCTGATGGAGTCCCGACCGCCGCGCGTCAGCGGCGGACTGCTGATCGACGCGGCCATCGCCGGTGACTGGGAGATCTTCGCCAGCGGCCTGCGCCACAGCATCATGCCGGTGCTGGCGCTCGGCCTCTTCTACTCCGCCTACTTCGCCAAGACCACCCGCGCGGTCCTGGCGCAGGCCTTCGCCTCACGGCAGGTGGAGTTCGCCCGCGCCTGCGGCCTGCCGACCCGCACCATCTGGGCCTACGCGCTGCGGCAGGCCCGGACGCCGATCCTGACCTACGGGGCCATCCTCTTCGCCGTCCTCATCGGTGGCGCGGCGATCGTCGAGATCGTGTTCGCCTGGGGTGGCATCGGGGAGTGGGCGGTCGACCGGATCCTCTCCCTGGACATCCCCGCCATCCAGGGCTTCGTGCTGGTCGCCGGGATCATCACCCTCATCACCTACGTGGCACTGGACGTCCTGGTCGCCCGCCTGGACCCGCGGATCACCTACGGCGCGGAGGGGTCGTAG
- a CDS encoding ABC transporter permease has product MSFPSAAPPEPTPPDPTAAESAASDSGATESPQPSPPAQPTALQRTLTWSRSHPGITLGLLVLVAILLAAFVAPLPHDPARPDAGNTLAPPGGEYWLGTDRSGFDVFSRTIVAGRLDLPLALIGTLVSLVVGVPIGLAASAKGKWDETIMRGLDVFQAFPLLVLAIVIVVLTGNNLRNVVVAIVLINAPRFIRLTRSEALAVRESRFIEAAHAMGATKARVLWRHLLPNISGSILAQASLGAANAIVVIAALSFLGIGTSPSDASWGAMIRSGSQVMATGQWWVALGPGLAVFITVLSFNAVADGIMAILEEKL; this is encoded by the coding sequence GTGTCCTTCCCGTCCGCCGCGCCGCCGGAGCCGACCCCGCCCGACCCCACAGCCGCCGAGTCGGCAGCCTCCGACTCCGGGGCGACCGAGTCGCCACAACCCTCCCCGCCCGCGCAGCCGACCGCGCTGCAGCGAACGCTGACCTGGAGCCGCAGCCACCCCGGCATCACCCTCGGGTTGCTGGTCCTGGTCGCGATCCTGCTGGCCGCGTTCGTCGCACCGCTGCCGCACGATCCCGCCCGGCCCGACGCCGGCAACACGCTGGCCCCTCCCGGCGGGGAGTACTGGCTGGGCACCGACCGATCCGGCTTCGATGTCTTCTCCCGCACGATCGTCGCTGGCCGGCTGGATCTGCCGTTGGCCCTCATCGGCACGCTGGTCTCGCTCGTCGTCGGCGTCCCCATCGGACTGGCGGCCTCGGCGAAGGGCAAGTGGGACGAGACCATCATGCGCGGCCTCGACGTCTTCCAGGCCTTCCCGCTGCTGGTCCTCGCGATCGTCATCGTCGTGCTGACCGGCAACAACCTGCGCAACGTCGTCGTCGCCATCGTCCTGATCAACGCCCCCCGGTTCATCCGCCTGACCCGCAGCGAGGCCCTGGCCGTGCGCGAGAGCCGCTTCATCGAGGCCGCCCACGCCATGGGCGCCACCAAGGCCCGGGTGCTGTGGCGCCATCTGCTGCCCAACATCTCCGGCTCGATCCTGGCGCAGGCCTCCCTCGGTGCCGCCAACGCCATCGTCGTCATCGCCGCGCTGTCGTTCCTCGGGATCGGCACCAGCCCCTCCGACGCCAGCTGGGGCGCGATGATCCGCTCGGGCAGCCAGGTGATGGCCACCGGTCAGTGGTGGGTGGCGCTCGGGCCCGGGCTGGCCGTGTTCATCACGGTGCTCAGCTTCAACGCCGTCGCCGATGGGATCATGGCCATCCTCGAGGAGAAGCTCTAG
- a CDS encoding ABC transporter ATP-binding protein, producing MDGPSTAEGTNAEASLLAVRDLRSEFHTTRGTVHAVNGVSFDVDRGELVGIVGESGCGKSATIRSIIGLLRPPGRVVGGSADFLGRDLVAMSARRRRQLLGARIGFVPQNPFGSLNPVMTIERQFLRVIREHSDLSKADARDRARTMLDRAGIADPERVLGGYAHQLSGGMAQRTVLAIAMSLEPDLVIADEPTTGLDVTVQRQILDLTIELVQRDERAMLLVTHDLGVVAHYCQRVVVMYAGKVVEVGPTAAVFAQPAHPYTELLLQAVPRPGEPLRIARGQIPDLVDYPEGCPFYDRCEYRDDPRCQTQAPPLREVGPDHQAAVYYDISARQPVGTA from the coding sequence GTGGACGGGCCGTCGACGGCGGAGGGAACCAACGCGGAGGCGTCTCTGCTGGCCGTCCGCGACCTGCGCTCGGAGTTCCACACGACCCGCGGCACCGTCCACGCCGTCAACGGCGTCAGCTTCGACGTCGACCGCGGCGAGCTGGTCGGCATCGTCGGCGAGTCCGGCTGCGGCAAGTCCGCAACGATCCGCTCGATCATCGGCCTGCTGCGACCCCCCGGCCGGGTCGTCGGAGGGTCCGCCGACTTCCTCGGCCGGGACCTGGTCGCCATGTCTGCGCGACGACGCCGGCAGCTGCTCGGCGCCCGCATCGGCTTCGTCCCCCAGAACCCGTTCGGCTCCCTCAACCCGGTCATGACGATCGAGCGGCAGTTCCTGCGCGTCATCCGGGAGCACAGCGACCTCTCGAAGGCCGACGCGCGTGACCGTGCCCGCACGATGCTCGACCGAGCTGGGATCGCCGATCCCGAGCGGGTCCTGGGCGGCTACGCCCACCAGCTGAGCGGTGGCATGGCTCAGCGCACGGTGCTGGCCATCGCGATGTCCCTGGAACCCGACCTGGTCATCGCCGACGAGCCCACCACCGGCCTCGACGTCACCGTCCAACGGCAGATCCTGGACCTCACCATCGAGTTGGTGCAGCGCGACGAGCGGGCGATGCTGCTGGTCACCCACGACCTGGGCGTCGTCGCCCACTACTGCCAGCGAGTCGTCGTGATGTACGCCGGCAAGGTGGTCGAGGTCGGCCCCACCGCCGCGGTGTTCGCCCAGCCGGCCCACCCCTACACCGAGTTGCTGCTGCAGGCCGTCCCCCGGCCCGGCGAGCCACTGCGGATCGCTCGGGGCCAGATCCCCGACCTGGTCGACTACCCCGAGGGCTGCCCCTTCTACGACCGCTGCGAGTACCGCGACGACCCCCGCTGTCAGACCCAGGCGCCGCCGCTGCGCGAGGTCGGTCCCGACCACCAGGCCGCGGTCTACTACGACATCAGCGCACGCCAACCCGTGGGGACCGCCTGA
- a CDS encoding oligopeptide/dipeptide ABC transporter ATP-binding protein, whose translation MALVSLQGVTKRFDTPKGLVHAVNGVSLDIGQGETVAVIGESGSGKSTLGRLLLGLHRPDEGSITFDGQDLATLPAADLRAVRSRLTVVFQEPDESLNPRMSVGQNIAEPLRIHSPTMGREERRSTVAEALDAVSLPRDFADRSPSQLSGGQQQRVGIARAIVTDPAFVVLDEPTSSLDLSVRSQVLALLNDLQERLDLSFLFITHDIQTVAYVSDRIAVMYLGTIVETGPTEQVVGDPRHPYTLALLSSALTPDPSDTLPELRLRGEVPSATDLPAGCLFHSRCPYRRDERCQTERPPLREVSPGHFVASFYAIGAAERAEVGYRT comes from the coding sequence ATGGCGCTGGTCAGCCTGCAGGGCGTCACCAAGCGGTTCGACACCCCCAAGGGGCTCGTCCACGCCGTCAACGGCGTGTCGCTCGACATCGGGCAGGGCGAGACCGTTGCCGTCATCGGCGAGAGCGGGTCCGGCAAGTCCACCCTGGGCCGGCTGCTGCTGGGGCTGCACCGGCCCGACGAGGGGTCGATCACCTTCGACGGGCAGGACCTCGCCACCCTGCCGGCGGCGGACCTCCGGGCCGTCCGGTCACGCCTGACCGTGGTGTTCCAGGAGCCGGATGAGTCCCTCAACCCCCGCATGAGCGTCGGCCAGAACATCGCCGAGCCGCTGCGGATCCACTCGCCGACGATGGGGCGTGAGGAGCGGCGCAGCACGGTCGCCGAGGCGCTCGATGCCGTGTCGCTGCCCCGTGACTTCGCCGACCGCAGCCCCAGCCAACTGAGCGGCGGCCAGCAGCAACGCGTCGGCATCGCCCGCGCGATCGTGACCGACCCGGCGTTCGTGGTGCTCGACGAGCCCACGTCCTCACTCGACCTGTCGGTCCGCTCGCAGGTGCTGGCCCTCCTGAACGACCTCCAGGAGCGTCTGGACCTCTCCTTCCTGTTCATCACCCACGACATCCAGACCGTCGCCTACGTCTCGGACCGGATCGCGGTGATGTACCTGGGCACCATCGTCGAGACCGGTCCGACCGAGCAGGTGGTCGGCGACCCGCGCCACCCCTACACCCTGGCGCTGCTCTCCTCGGCGCTCACCCCCGACCCGTCCGACACGCTGCCCGAACTCCGACTGCGCGGTGAGGTGCCGTCCGCCACCGACCTGCCCGCCGGGTGCCTCTTCCACTCCCGCTGCCCGTACCGTCGGGACGAGCGCTGCCAGACGGAGCGACCCCCGCTGCGCGAGGTGTCGCCTGGCCACTTCGTCGCCAGCTTCTACGCCATCGGTGCGGCCGAACGGGCCGAGGTCGGGTACCGCACATGA
- a CDS encoding amidase, which yields MTRTIAELGRAVRDGRTSIVELTEQTLSAIERWEPTIHACLGDLADRARRQAERLQRELDRGEDRGPLHGIPLGVKDLIDIEGEVTTAGSVILRDNVATSSAPVVQRLEEAGAVVVAKTNTHEFAFGALTPPTRNPLDPARMPGGSSGGSGALVGAGIVPAALGTDTAGSIREPAALCGVVGLKPTYGRTDLRGIVPLAWSLDTVGPIAATVEDARAVLQAMRPTGPDAPLRDRRSETVDIADLRIATWEELTSRFERDVRGVHDDALAALTEAGAEVVPVSLGSPDELVAATIVVLGAEALSYHRPWLDTRRGEYAPDVLAYLDFSATITAEDLVGARRLGAGFTRRLEQLWRDVDVLVTPAQLVVPPRIVDEEVLFEDGRHGPRDLTLIHPLAPFNLSGHPAVSVPVGRTPDRGFPVSLQVVGPRGTEFGLLDVAAVVQRTCRWVPSWPEPP from the coding sequence ATGACCAGGACCATCGCCGAGCTCGGGCGGGCCGTCCGGGACGGCAGAACCAGCATCGTCGAGCTCACCGAGCAGACCCTGTCGGCCATCGAGCGTTGGGAGCCGACCATCCACGCGTGCCTCGGTGACCTGGCCGACCGGGCGCGGCGGCAGGCCGAGCGGCTGCAGCGGGAGCTGGACCGCGGCGAGGACCGGGGACCCCTGCACGGCATCCCGCTCGGCGTGAAGGACCTGATCGACATCGAGGGTGAGGTCACCACCGCCGGATCGGTCATCCTGCGCGACAACGTTGCGACATCAAGCGCCCCGGTGGTGCAGCGGCTGGAGGAGGCCGGGGCCGTGGTGGTCGCGAAGACCAACACCCACGAGTTCGCCTTCGGTGCCCTCACCCCGCCGACCCGCAACCCGCTCGACCCGGCCCGCATGCCGGGCGGCTCCTCCGGCGGCTCGGGGGCGCTGGTCGGCGCCGGCATCGTCCCGGCTGCGCTGGGGACCGACACGGCCGGTTCGATTCGCGAGCCGGCAGCGCTGTGCGGGGTAGTCGGGCTCAAACCCACGTACGGGCGAACCGACCTGCGCGGCATCGTGCCGCTGGCCTGGAGCCTGGACACCGTGGGCCCCATCGCGGCGACCGTCGAGGATGCCCGGGCGGTGCTCCAAGCCATGCGGCCCACCGGCCCGGACGCTCCACTCCGCGACCGGCGCTCTGAGACGGTCGACATCGCCGACCTGCGGATCGCCACCTGGGAGGAGCTGACCAGCCGCTTCGAGCGGGACGTCCGCGGGGTGCACGACGACGCCCTTGCGGCCCTGACGGAGGCGGGAGCCGAGGTGGTGCCGGTCTCGCTCGGCAGTCCTGACGAGCTGGTGGCGGCCACGATCGTGGTGCTCGGCGCCGAGGCGCTCAGCTACCACCGGCCTTGGCTGGACACCCGACGGGGGGAGTACGCGCCCGACGTGCTGGCCTATCTGGACTTCTCGGCCACCATCACTGCCGAGGATCTGGTCGGCGCTCGCCGCCTTGGCGCGGGGTTCACCCGCCGTCTGGAGCAGCTCTGGCGGGACGTCGATGTGCTGGTGACGCCGGCGCAGTTGGTGGTGCCACCGCGGATCGTCGACGAGGAGGTGCTGTTCGAGGACGGTCGGCACGGCCCGCGCGATCTGACGCTGATCCACCCCCTGGCGCCGTTCAACCTGAGTGGCCACCCCGCGGTCTCGGTGCCGGTCGGCCGGACCCCCGACAGGGGCTTCCCCGTGTCACTGCAGGTCGTCGGCCCCCGCGGCACCGAGTTCGGCCTGCTGGACGTGGCAGCAGTGGTGCAGCGCACGTGCAGGTGGGTGCCATCGTGGCCTGAGCCGCCGTGA
- a CDS encoding cupin domain-containing protein: MPPDQAPRRPYPPVLHDGDPEASAWLRRAEGPPDITFPGGSTCELLATGDQTDGRFGLYRWTFGEGESGPDPHFHRTMSEQFYVLDGEVRVHDGTSWKTAHPGDFLYVPPGGIHGFRGSGGASMLLMFTPGAPREAYFRTLAEDPPTDEETLNAFLDAHDNHYL, from the coding sequence GTGCCGCCTGACCAAGCCCCGCGCCGTCCCTACCCGCCCGTCCTGCATGACGGCGACCCGGAAGCCTCTGCGTGGCTCCGCCGTGCCGAGGGGCCGCCCGACATCACCTTCCCCGGCGGTTCGACCTGTGAGTTGCTGGCCACCGGCGACCAGACCGACGGACGCTTCGGCCTGTACCGCTGGACCTTCGGGGAGGGGGAGTCGGGGCCCGACCCGCACTTCCACCGGACGATGTCCGAGCAGTTCTACGTCCTCGACGGCGAGGTGCGCGTCCACGACGGCACGAGTTGGAAGACGGCACATCCCGGCGACTTCCTGTACGTCCCGCCGGGCGGCATCCACGGGTTCCGCGGCTCGGGCGGCGCCTCGATGCTGTTGATGTTCACGCCCGGCGCACCCCGCGAGGCCTACTTCCGAACCCTGGCCGAGGACCCGCCGACGGACGAGGAGACCCTCAACGCGTTCCTCGACGCCCACGACAACCACTACTTGTAA